Proteins co-encoded in one Montipora capricornis isolate CH-2021 chromosome 12, ASM3666992v2, whole genome shotgun sequence genomic window:
- the LOC138025922 gene encoding synaptotagmin-16-like isoform X1 codes for MALPAVPTPAIVFMAVIGGCCLLLLILYQCLKAGMFFKTEPPADSPEEKSGYAELGEAYGTETDDDYVGPSSKATSRRSSFNTSGSKSDGDLALGDSASVYGYGKYSDGEYSPADPRRAVSAYGEAIDIGQEEFLSTAGRLQVSASYAPTAEKLAVTVIRAEDVPTKHRGGAASVQIRVVLLPAKKQRFKTKAKPSTNPNFHETFTFSRVAQSDLHESGLRFRLYGHEKLSRDKLLGELTISVTEFDLEGDGEALWRTLTPRNALSASDSLYDLSDTASVKSYGSYGSVSSLAMAQSGAPELLVSLCYQSLTGRLTVEVLKASSLRNVAMQRAPDTYVKVAMFNSIGQQLSKSKTSIRRSMCDPEYNENFVFQIIEFELPSVSLMFSVVNIKKMRRKEIIGWFSMGRDNTGEDEEAHWKEMIEAKGQPRKRWHILSAVDY; via the exons ATGGCTCTTCCCGCAG TGCCAACCCCCGCCATCGTATTCATGGCAGTTATCGGTGGTTGTTGCCTTCTATTGCTGATTTTATACCAGTGTTTGAAGgctggaatgttttttaagacTGAGCCACCGGCTGATTCACCCGAAGAGAAAAGTGGTTACGCGGAACTCGGCGAAGCGTATGGCACCGAAACAGATGATGATTATGTTGGGCCATCATCGAAAGCAACCAGCCGAAGAAGTAGCTTTAATACAAGTGGGAGCAAGTCGGATGGTGATCTAGCTTTGGGGGATAGCGCATCAGTTTATGGCTACGGAAAATATTCGGATGGAGAATATAGTCCGGCCGACCCAAGACGCGCTGTATCTGCTTATGGAGAAGCAATTGATATCGGTCAAGAGGAATTTCTCTCTACGGCGGGAAGACTACAAGTGTCGGCAAGCTATGCCCCGACAGCAGAAAAATTAGCTGTAACGGTTATCCGTGCGGAAGATGTCCCGACAAAACACAGAGGAGGTGCTGCCAGTGTTCAAATTCGGGTTGTGTTGCTACCAGCAAAGaaacagcgttttaaaacaaaagcaaaaccaTCAACAAATCCGAACTTTCATGAAACCTTTACATTCAGTCGTGTTGCTCAAAGCGATTTGCATGAAAGTGGCTTGAGGTTTAGATTATATGGCCACGAAAAACTGTCTAGGGATAAACTACTTGGTGAATTAACTATTAGCGTTACAGAATTCGACCTGGAAGGCGACGGAGAAGCACTATGGCGAACACTTACTCCAAGAAATGCACTTAGT GCTTCTGACTCATTGTACGATTTGTCAGACACTGCGAGCGTCAAAAGTTACGGATCCTATGGTTCGGTATCTTCACTTGCAATGGCGCAAAGCGGGGCTCCTGAATTACTTGTATCACTCTGTTACCAATCACTCACTGGAAGACTCACGGTGGAAGTATTGAAGGCAAGCAGTTTGCGAAATGTTGCAATGCAACGAGCACCAG ATACCTACGTGAAAGTTGCCATGTTTAATTCCATAGGACAGCAACTGTCTAAGAGCAAAACATCAATACGGCGCAGTATGTGTGACCCAGAATATAACGAGAACTTTGTGTTCCAGATTATTGAATTTGAACTACCAAGTGTTAGCCTTATGTTTTCCGTtgtcaacattaaaaaaatgaggCGAAAGGAAATCATCGGTTGGTTCTCTATGGGACGTGATAACACTGGAGAAGACGAGGAGGCGCATTGGAAAGAAATGATTGAAGCGAAGGGGCAACCCAGGAAAAGATGGCATATTTTAAGCGCTGTGGATTATTGA
- the LOC138025922 gene encoding synaptotagmin-16-like isoform X2 has translation MALPAVPTPAIVFMAVIGGCCLLLLILYQCLKAGMFFKTEPPADSPEEKSGYAELGEAYGTETDDDYVGPSSKATSRRSSFNTSGSKSDGDLALGDSASVYGYGKYSDGEYSPADPRRAVSAYGEAIDIGQEEFLSTAGRLQVSASYAPTAEKLAVTVIRAEDVPTKHRGGAASVQIRVVLLPAKKQRFKTKAKPSTNPNFHETFTFSRVAQSDLHESGLRFRLYGHEKLSRDKLLGELTISVTEFDLEGDGEALWRTLTPRNALSASDSLYDLSDTASVKSYGSYGSVSSLAMAQSGAPELLVSLCYQSLTGRLTVEVLKASSLRNVAMQRAPDSYVKVTLLSSSGKQVAKSKTTIRKNMADPEYNESFMYEISEKDLQLVTLTIAVITISRARKKKDMIGWFSMGKNSSGQEEIRHWNDMIQEKEQKISRWHSLADA, from the exons ATGGCTCTTCCCGCAG TGCCAACCCCCGCCATCGTATTCATGGCAGTTATCGGTGGTTGTTGCCTTCTATTGCTGATTTTATACCAGTGTTTGAAGgctggaatgttttttaagacTGAGCCACCGGCTGATTCACCCGAAGAGAAAAGTGGTTACGCGGAACTCGGCGAAGCGTATGGCACCGAAACAGATGATGATTATGTTGGGCCATCATCGAAAGCAACCAGCCGAAGAAGTAGCTTTAATACAAGTGGGAGCAAGTCGGATGGTGATCTAGCTTTGGGGGATAGCGCATCAGTTTATGGCTACGGAAAATATTCGGATGGAGAATATAGTCCGGCCGACCCAAGACGCGCTGTATCTGCTTATGGAGAAGCAATTGATATCGGTCAAGAGGAATTTCTCTCTACGGCGGGAAGACTACAAGTGTCGGCAAGCTATGCCCCGACAGCAGAAAAATTAGCTGTAACGGTTATCCGTGCGGAAGATGTCCCGACAAAACACAGAGGAGGTGCTGCCAGTGTTCAAATTCGGGTTGTGTTGCTACCAGCAAAGaaacagcgttttaaaacaaaagcaaaaccaTCAACAAATCCGAACTTTCATGAAACCTTTACATTCAGTCGTGTTGCTCAAAGCGATTTGCATGAAAGTGGCTTGAGGTTTAGATTATATGGCCACGAAAAACTGTCTAGGGATAAACTACTTGGTGAATTAACTATTAGCGTTACAGAATTCGACCTGGAAGGCGACGGAGAAGCACTATGGCGAACACTTACTCCAAGAAATGCACTTAGT GCTTCTGACTCATTGTACGATTTGTCAGACACTGCGAGCGTCAAAAGTTACGGATCCTATGGTTCGGTATCTTCACTTGCAATGGCGCAAAGCGGGGCTCCTGAATTACTTGTATCACTCTGTTACCAATCACTCACTGGAAGACTCACGGTGGAAGTATTGAAGGCAAGCAGTTTGCGAAATGTTGCAATGCAACGAGCACCAG ATTCATACGTGAAAGTGACTTTGTTGTCATCTTCTGGCAAGCaagttgcaaaaagtaaaactaCAATTAGGAAGAACATGGCAGATCCAGAGTACAATGAGAGTTTCATGTATGAAATATCAGAGAAAGATCTGCAGCTGGTCACTTTGACTATAGCTGTGATAACAATATCAAGGGCAAGGAAGAAAAAGGAcatgattggttggttttcgaTGGGAAAAAATTCTAGCGGGCAAGAGGAGATCAGACATTGGAACGACATGatacaagaaaaagaacaaaaaataagtCGCTGGCACTCTTTGGCCGATGCGTAA
- the LOC138025922 gene encoding synaptotagmin-16-like isoform X3: MGLPTPAIVFMAVIGGCCLLLLILYQCLKAGMFFKTEPPADSPEEKSGYAELGEAYGTETDDDYVGPSSKATSRRSSFNTSGSKSDGDLALGDSASVYGYGKYSDGEYSPADPRRAVSAYGEAIDIGQEEFLSTAGRLQVSASYAPTAEKLAVTVIRAEDVPTKHRGGAASVQIRVVLLPAKKQRFKTKAKPSTNPNFHETFTFSRVAQSDLHESGLRFRLYGHEKLSRDKLLGELTISVTEFDLEGDGEALWRTLTPRNALSASDSLYDLSDTASVKSYGSYGSVSSLAMAQSGAPELLVSLCYQSLTGRLTVEVLKASSLRNVAMQRAPDTYVKVAMFNSIGQQLSKSKTSIRRSMCDPEYNENFVFQIIEFELPSVSLMFSVVNIKKMRRKEIIGWFSMGRDNTGEDEEAHWKEMIEAKGQPRKRWHILSAVDY, translated from the exons ATGGGGT TGCCAACCCCCGCCATCGTATTCATGGCAGTTATCGGTGGTTGTTGCCTTCTATTGCTGATTTTATACCAGTGTTTGAAGgctggaatgttttttaagacTGAGCCACCGGCTGATTCACCCGAAGAGAAAAGTGGTTACGCGGAACTCGGCGAAGCGTATGGCACCGAAACAGATGATGATTATGTTGGGCCATCATCGAAAGCAACCAGCCGAAGAAGTAGCTTTAATACAAGTGGGAGCAAGTCGGATGGTGATCTAGCTTTGGGGGATAGCGCATCAGTTTATGGCTACGGAAAATATTCGGATGGAGAATATAGTCCGGCCGACCCAAGACGCGCTGTATCTGCTTATGGAGAAGCAATTGATATCGGTCAAGAGGAATTTCTCTCTACGGCGGGAAGACTACAAGTGTCGGCAAGCTATGCCCCGACAGCAGAAAAATTAGCTGTAACGGTTATCCGTGCGGAAGATGTCCCGACAAAACACAGAGGAGGTGCTGCCAGTGTTCAAATTCGGGTTGTGTTGCTACCAGCAAAGaaacagcgttttaaaacaaaagcaaaaccaTCAACAAATCCGAACTTTCATGAAACCTTTACATTCAGTCGTGTTGCTCAAAGCGATTTGCATGAAAGTGGCTTGAGGTTTAGATTATATGGCCACGAAAAACTGTCTAGGGATAAACTACTTGGTGAATTAACTATTAGCGTTACAGAATTCGACCTGGAAGGCGACGGAGAAGCACTATGGCGAACACTTACTCCAAGAAATGCACTTAGT GCTTCTGACTCATTGTACGATTTGTCAGACACTGCGAGCGTCAAAAGTTACGGATCCTATGGTTCGGTATCTTCACTTGCAATGGCGCAAAGCGGGGCTCCTGAATTACTTGTATCACTCTGTTACCAATCACTCACTGGAAGACTCACGGTGGAAGTATTGAAGGCAAGCAGTTTGCGAAATGTTGCAATGCAACGAGCACCAG ATACCTACGTGAAAGTTGCCATGTTTAATTCCATAGGACAGCAACTGTCTAAGAGCAAAACATCAATACGGCGCAGTATGTGTGACCCAGAATATAACGAGAACTTTGTGTTCCAGATTATTGAATTTGAACTACCAAGTGTTAGCCTTATGTTTTCCGTtgtcaacattaaaaaaatgaggCGAAAGGAAATCATCGGTTGGTTCTCTATGGGACGTGATAACACTGGAGAAGACGAGGAGGCGCATTGGAAAGAAATGATTGAAGCGAAGGGGCAACCCAGGAAAAGATGGCATATTTTAAGCGCTGTGGATTATTGA
- the LOC138025922 gene encoding synaptotagmin-16-like isoform X4, producing MGLPTPAIVFMAVIGGCCLLLLILYQCLKAGMFFKTEPPADSPEEKSGYAELGEAYGTETDDDYVGPSSKATSRRSSFNTSGSKSDGDLALGDSASVYGYGKYSDGEYSPADPRRAVSAYGEAIDIGQEEFLSTAGRLQVSASYAPTAEKLAVTVIRAEDVPTKHRGGAASVQIRVVLLPAKKQRFKTKAKPSTNPNFHETFTFSRVAQSDLHESGLRFRLYGHEKLSRDKLLGELTISVTEFDLEGDGEALWRTLTPRNALSASDSLYDLSDTASVKSYGSYGSVSSLAMAQSGAPELLVSLCYQSLTGRLTVEVLKASSLRNVAMQRAPDSYVKVTLLSSSGKQVAKSKTTIRKNMADPEYNESFMYEISEKDLQLVTLTIAVITISRARKKKDMIGWFSMGKNSSGQEEIRHWNDMIQEKEQKISRWHSLADA from the exons ATGGGGT TGCCAACCCCCGCCATCGTATTCATGGCAGTTATCGGTGGTTGTTGCCTTCTATTGCTGATTTTATACCAGTGTTTGAAGgctggaatgttttttaagacTGAGCCACCGGCTGATTCACCCGAAGAGAAAAGTGGTTACGCGGAACTCGGCGAAGCGTATGGCACCGAAACAGATGATGATTATGTTGGGCCATCATCGAAAGCAACCAGCCGAAGAAGTAGCTTTAATACAAGTGGGAGCAAGTCGGATGGTGATCTAGCTTTGGGGGATAGCGCATCAGTTTATGGCTACGGAAAATATTCGGATGGAGAATATAGTCCGGCCGACCCAAGACGCGCTGTATCTGCTTATGGAGAAGCAATTGATATCGGTCAAGAGGAATTTCTCTCTACGGCGGGAAGACTACAAGTGTCGGCAAGCTATGCCCCGACAGCAGAAAAATTAGCTGTAACGGTTATCCGTGCGGAAGATGTCCCGACAAAACACAGAGGAGGTGCTGCCAGTGTTCAAATTCGGGTTGTGTTGCTACCAGCAAAGaaacagcgttttaaaacaaaagcaaaaccaTCAACAAATCCGAACTTTCATGAAACCTTTACATTCAGTCGTGTTGCTCAAAGCGATTTGCATGAAAGTGGCTTGAGGTTTAGATTATATGGCCACGAAAAACTGTCTAGGGATAAACTACTTGGTGAATTAACTATTAGCGTTACAGAATTCGACCTGGAAGGCGACGGAGAAGCACTATGGCGAACACTTACTCCAAGAAATGCACTTAGT GCTTCTGACTCATTGTACGATTTGTCAGACACTGCGAGCGTCAAAAGTTACGGATCCTATGGTTCGGTATCTTCACTTGCAATGGCGCAAAGCGGGGCTCCTGAATTACTTGTATCACTCTGTTACCAATCACTCACTGGAAGACTCACGGTGGAAGTATTGAAGGCAAGCAGTTTGCGAAATGTTGCAATGCAACGAGCACCAG ATTCATACGTGAAAGTGACTTTGTTGTCATCTTCTGGCAAGCaagttgcaaaaagtaaaactaCAATTAGGAAGAACATGGCAGATCCAGAGTACAATGAGAGTTTCATGTATGAAATATCAGAGAAAGATCTGCAGCTGGTCACTTTGACTATAGCTGTGATAACAATATCAAGGGCAAGGAAGAAAAAGGAcatgattggttggttttcgaTGGGAAAAAATTCTAGCGGGCAAGAGGAGATCAGACATTGGAACGACATGatacaagaaaaagaacaaaaaataagtCGCTGGCACTCTTTGGCCGATGCGTAA